The following coding sequences lie in one Alosa alosa isolate M-15738 ecotype Scorff River chromosome 21, AALO_Geno_1.1, whole genome shotgun sequence genomic window:
- the LOC125285959 gene encoding adhesion G-protein coupled receptor G5-like isoform X2, whose product MERLYLIFLSTLTLHVVGTTAKGDMSHCRRQPMSCNEVIECCRVKPSFAACYNQNVRTCVIKGRQRSPDFKQRQVNSSSLEGRMDTYYGHRVRVPSEAVNRSRVDASKEVIMTTSVINSSYFTTSRNILEQRVLGVWVGEQEVSNLSQPITITFRRTNCSIQGQCVFWDDNQGNWSPAGCKTSHTDEEFNCSCNHLSFFAILITDGADIGHAHQQRLSYIQYCGSALTITLTTLTCLMHLTHRKRKLGHCSTIHLQLSLALLLLHVSFLLSAWGAWHTQGQPITAQCQALGAGLHWALLATFSWTAIEGFHLYLLLVRVFNIYVRRYLLKLGLLGWGLPSVTVILCAALRMYGPYNHKTDSSSSKSFECGRDNKSAISVNQSQSPSDGPTLCWLSGSGVGGQVSVSVLRYGTVHAYLGAVLLFNTVILLLIGCKLFGAGPQAVQRRGRVCHDAMTLFGLSCALGLPWGLALCSHGPLTLTTTYLFTILNGLQGVFLFLWALAMTCRRHHASSSQSTMKMSSLGAS is encoded by the exons ATGGAGAGACTTTATTTAATTTTCCTCTCAACTCTAACTCTCCACGTTGTGGGGACGACAG CAAAGGGGGATATGTCACACTGCAGACGACAAC CTATGTCCTGTAATGAGGTTATTGAATGTTGCCGGGTAAAGCCCTCTTTTGCAGC GTGCTACAATCAGAATGTAAGAACATGTGTCATCAAAGGTCGACAACGCAGCCCAGACTTTAAACAAAGACAGGTCAACTCGTCCTCATTAGAG GGCCGCATGGACACATATTATGGCCACAGGGTGCGGGTCCCCTCTGAAGCTGTCAACAGGAGCCGAGTGGACGCGTCCAAAGAGGTCATCATGACCACCTCCGTAATCAACAGCTCCTACTTCACG acTAGCAGGAACATCCTGGAACAGCGGGTCCTTGGAGTGTGGGTGGGAGAACAGGAAGTCAGCAATCtctctcagccaatcacaatcacctTCAGAAGAACCAACTGT aGTATCCAAGGGCAGTGTGTGTTCTGGGATGACAACCAAG GAAACTGGAGTCCAGCTGGCTGTAagacctcacacacagacgAAGAGTTTAATTGTAGCTGTAACCACCTCAGCTTTTTTGCTATTCTCATT aCTGATGGTGCAGATATCGGCCATGCGCACCAGCAGCGCCTCAGCTACATCCAGTACTGCGGTTCGGCTCTGACCATCACCCTGACCACACTCACCTGCCTCATGCACCTCACACACAG gaagaGGAAACTGGGTCACTGCAGCACTATCCACCTGCAGCTGTCTTTGGCCTTGTTGCTGCTGCATGTCAGCTTCCTGCTCAGTGCCTGGGGGGCGTGGCACACACAGggacagccaatcacagctcAGTGCCAGGCTCTTGGGGCGGGGCTTCACTGGGCCCTTCTGGCCACCTTCAGCTGGACGGCCATCGAGGGCTTCCACCTGTACCTGCTGCTGGTGCGCGTCTTCAACATCTACGTCAGGAGATACCTGCTCAAGCTGGGCCTGCTGggctggg gcCTGCCCTCTGTGACAGTGATACTGTGTGCTGCTCTGAGAATGTATGGACCTTACAACCACAAGACTGACTCCTCCTCCTCAAA GTCGTTTGAGTGTGGGCGGGACAACAAGTCAGCGATCTCTGTCAACCAATCACAATCACCTTCAGATGGACCAACTCT CTGCTGGCTGTCTGGCTCCGGTGTGGGGGGGcaggtgagtgtgtctgtgctgagGTACGGGACTGTGCACGCCTACCTGGGGGCGGTGCTTCTCTTCAACACCGTGATCCTGCTGCTGATTGGCTGTAAGCTGTTTGGGGCGGGACCTCAGGCGGTGCAGAGGCGTGGCCGTGTGTGTCATGACGCCATGACGCTGTTTGGCCTGAGCTGTGCACTGGGACTGCCCTGGGGCCTGGCCCTCTGCTCACACGGGCCCCTCACACTGACCACCACATACCTGTTCACCATCCTCAACGGCCTGCagg
- the LOC125286025 gene encoding adhesion G-protein coupled receptor G2 isoform X4 yields MGRPCYAQCSGGNASLVNLTDPNYVCHHNKCASFYLHGSNLSCFTIMCTEENIIAFLHENDNQNATVEDLKRTLNVKRICSNNFDEMKLVDFYTGVENHIIHNVIRDTLITTSPVEHDLVDIVMTITRVNGSTQDNFINATSQMVVPGHNPVETLIPLEAFQNTSEDRQKAAVVHYASPQQFTVSQDVDLVSSVVRVELLDKPPTPLKTLLSMTFTVDVCDWVEPNNYSKELNTTYNLSCQYYDELTRQTGLRWSSRGCEMKILNSENHSSLLVQCQCDHMTPFAVLLIPGLEEHLGEHWSILSYLSYIGCGLSAFFCSISIFTYFILRKSWKDTSSEIHISLSGALLLLNFTFLMNQWAAHQNPVAVCVCVAVVIEYALLCSFTWMAIEALHLYLMLIRVFNVYYARYMLKLSLIGWGVPAVVVGLSMVVKLDDGSIAYGLVGTEDSTNKYCWIRSKVFAYTLNLTFFSLVFLMNTGVLVIVSWRILRLQRGGGVAGAGAGAGTGLSCGSVLIVLGLTCLLGSSWGLAFLSYGHTNLVALYLFCILNSLQGLFLFLWVYGTGRKRRREQQGASSSSSSNKTQEQLYPGAQHHS; encoded by the exons GCTCAAACCTGTCCTGTTTCACCATCATGTGCACCGAAGAGAACATTATTGCATTTCTACATGAAAATGACAATCAAAATGCAACAGTTGAAGACCTGAAAAGAACTCTGAATGTAAAAAGGATTTGCTCCAATAACTTTGATGAGATGAAGTTAGTGGACTTCTACACTGG TGTGGAAAACCACATCATTCATAATGTCATCAGGGACACGTTGATAACTACTTCTCCCGTGGAGCACGACTTGGTGGATATAGTCATGACCATTACTAGAGTGAACGGCAGCACACAAGACAACTTCATCAATGCAACATCTCAAATG GTGGTCCCAGGTCACAACCCTGTGGAGACGTTGATTCCTCTGGAAGCCTTTCAGAACACCTCTGAGGACAGACAGAAAGCTGCAGTGGTGCACTATGCATCTCCACAGCAGTTCACG GTTAGTCAGGATGTTGACTTGGTGTCCAGCGTGGTTCGAGTGGAACTGCTGGACAAGCCTCCCACACCACTGAAGACCCTGCTAAGCATGACCTTCACTGTGGATGTATGTGACTGGGTGGAACCAAACAATTACTCTAAA GAATTAAATACAACATATAATTTATCCTGTCAGTATTATGATGAGCTTA ctcGTCAAACTGGCTTGCGGTGGAGCAGTCGTGGTTGTGAGATGAAGATTCTAAACAGTGAGAATCACAGCAGTCTGCTGGTGCAGTGCCAGTGTGATCACATGACTCCCTTCGCCGTGCTCCTG ATCCCAGGCCTGGAGGAGCATTTGGGAGAGCACTGGAGCATCCTCTCCTACCTCAGCTACATCGGCTGTGGCCTCTCGGCTTTCTtctgctccatctccatcttcaCCTACTTCATCCTCAG gaagtcCTGGAAGGACACTTCTTCTGAGATACACATCTCTCTGAGTGGAGCCCTGCTCCTGCTGAACTTCACCTTCCTGATGAACCAATGGGCAGCCCACCAGAACcccgtggctgtgtgtgtgtgtgtggccgtggtCATCGAGtacgctctgctctgctccttcACCTGGATGGCCATCGAGGCGTTACACCTCTACCTGATGCTGATCCGCGTCTTCAACGTGTACTACGCACGCTACAtgctcaaactctctctcattGGCTggg GTGTCCCTGCTGTGGTGGTCGGCCTGTCCATGGTGGTGAAACTGGACGATGGTTCTATTGCCTATGGTCTTGTGGGCACCGAGGACTCTACCAATaaata ctgttggATCAGAAGTAAGGTGTTTGCGTATACGCTGAACCTGACGTTCTTCAGCCTGGTGTTCCTGATGAACACTGGTGTGCTGGTGATAGTGAGTTGGCGTATCCTGCGTCTCCAGCGCGGGGGTGGTGTGGCGGGCGCCGGGGCAGGAGCGGGCACAGGGCTGTCCTGCGGGAGTGTGCTCATCGTGCTGGGTCTGACCTGCCTGCTGGGCTCCAGTTGGGGACTGGCCTTCCTCTCCTACGGACACACCAACCTGGTCGCCCTCTACCTCTTCTGCATCCTCAACTCACTGCAGG gcTTGTTCTTGTTCCTGTGGGTGTATGGGacggggaggaagaggaggcgtgAGCAGCAGGGggcctccagctccagctcctccaACAAGACCCAGGAGCAGCTCTACCCTGGAGCACAGCAccactcctaa
- the LOC125285959 gene encoding adhesion G-protein coupled receptor G5-like isoform X4, whose protein sequence is MSCNEVIECCRVKPSFAACYNQNVRTCVIKGRQRSPDFKQRQVNSSSLEGRMDTYYGHRVRVPSEAVNRSRVDASKEVIMTTSVINSSYFTTSRNILEQRVLGVWVGEQEVSNLSQPITITFRRTNCSIQGQCVFWDDNQGNWSPAGCKTSHTDEEFNCSCNHLSFFAILITDGADIGHAHQQRLSYIQYCGSALTITLTTLTCLMHLTHRKRKLGHCSTIHLQLSLALLLLHVSFLLSAWGAWHTQGQPITAQCQALGAGLHWALLATFSWTAIEGFHLYLLLVRVFNIYVRRYLLKLGLLGWGLPSVTVILCAALRMYGPYNHKTDSSSSNNRSFECGRDNKSAISVNQSQSPSDGPTLCWLSGSGVGGQVSVSVLRYGTVHAYLGAVLLFNTVILLLIGCKLFGAGPQAVQRRGRVCHDAMTLFGLSCALGLPWGLALCSHGPLTLTTTYLFTILNGLQGVFLFLWALAMTCRRHHASSSQSTMKMSSLGAS, encoded by the exons ATGTCCTGTAATGAGGTTATTGAATGTTGCCGGGTAAAGCCCTCTTTTGCAGC GTGCTACAATCAGAATGTAAGAACATGTGTCATCAAAGGTCGACAACGCAGCCCAGACTTTAAACAAAGACAGGTCAACTCGTCCTCATTAGAG GGCCGCATGGACACATATTATGGCCACAGGGTGCGGGTCCCCTCTGAAGCTGTCAACAGGAGCCGAGTGGACGCGTCCAAAGAGGTCATCATGACCACCTCCGTAATCAACAGCTCCTACTTCACG acTAGCAGGAACATCCTGGAACAGCGGGTCCTTGGAGTGTGGGTGGGAGAACAGGAAGTCAGCAATCtctctcagccaatcacaatcacctTCAGAAGAACCAACTGT aGTATCCAAGGGCAGTGTGTGTTCTGGGATGACAACCAAG GAAACTGGAGTCCAGCTGGCTGTAagacctcacacacagacgAAGAGTTTAATTGTAGCTGTAACCACCTCAGCTTTTTTGCTATTCTCATT aCTGATGGTGCAGATATCGGCCATGCGCACCAGCAGCGCCTCAGCTACATCCAGTACTGCGGTTCGGCTCTGACCATCACCCTGACCACACTCACCTGCCTCATGCACCTCACACACAG gaagaGGAAACTGGGTCACTGCAGCACTATCCACCTGCAGCTGTCTTTGGCCTTGTTGCTGCTGCATGTCAGCTTCCTGCTCAGTGCCTGGGGGGCGTGGCACACACAGggacagccaatcacagctcAGTGCCAGGCTCTTGGGGCGGGGCTTCACTGGGCCCTTCTGGCCACCTTCAGCTGGACGGCCATCGAGGGCTTCCACCTGTACCTGCTGCTGGTGCGCGTCTTCAACATCTACGTCAGGAGATACCTGCTCAAGCTGGGCCTGCTGggctggg gcCTGCCCTCTGTGACAGTGATACTGTGTGCTGCTCTGAGAATGTATGGACCTTACAACCACAAGACTGACTCCTCCTCCTCAAA CAACAGGTCGTTTGAGTGTGGGCGGGACAACAAGTCAGCGATCTCTGTCAACCAATCACAATCACCTTCAGATGGACCAACTCT CTGCTGGCTGTCTGGCTCCGGTGTGGGGGGGcaggtgagtgtgtctgtgctgagGTACGGGACTGTGCACGCCTACCTGGGGGCGGTGCTTCTCTTCAACACCGTGATCCTGCTGCTGATTGGCTGTAAGCTGTTTGGGGCGGGACCTCAGGCGGTGCAGAGGCGTGGCCGTGTGTGTCATGACGCCATGACGCTGTTTGGCCTGAGCTGTGCACTGGGACTGCCCTGGGGCCTGGCCCTCTGCTCACACGGGCCCCTCACACTGACCACCACATACCTGTTCACCATCCTCAACGGCCTGCagg
- the LOC125285959 gene encoding adhesion G-protein coupled receptor G5-like isoform X1, whose product MERLYLIFLSTLTLHVVGTTAKGDMSHCRRQPMSCNEVIECCRVKPSFAACYNQNVRTCVIKGRQRSPDFKQRQVNSSSLEGRMDTYYGHRVRVPSEAVNRSRVDASKEVIMTTSVINSSYFTTSRNILEQRVLGVWVGEQEVSNLSQPITITFRRTNCSIQGQCVFWDDNQGNWSPAGCKTSHTDEEFNCSCNHLSFFAILITDGADIGHAHQQRLSYIQYCGSALTITLTTLTCLMHLTHRKRKLGHCSTIHLQLSLALLLLHVSFLLSAWGAWHTQGQPITAQCQALGAGLHWALLATFSWTAIEGFHLYLLLVRVFNIYVRRYLLKLGLLGWGLPSVTVILCAALRMYGPYNHKTDSSSSNNRSFECGRDNKSAISVNQSQSPSDGPTLCWLSGSGVGGQVSVSVLRYGTVHAYLGAVLLFNTVILLLIGCKLFGAGPQAVQRRGRVCHDAMTLFGLSCALGLPWGLALCSHGPLTLTTTYLFTILNGLQGVFLFLWALAMTCRRHHASSSQSTMKMSSLGAS is encoded by the exons ATGGAGAGACTTTATTTAATTTTCCTCTCAACTCTAACTCTCCACGTTGTGGGGACGACAG CAAAGGGGGATATGTCACACTGCAGACGACAAC CTATGTCCTGTAATGAGGTTATTGAATGTTGCCGGGTAAAGCCCTCTTTTGCAGC GTGCTACAATCAGAATGTAAGAACATGTGTCATCAAAGGTCGACAACGCAGCCCAGACTTTAAACAAAGACAGGTCAACTCGTCCTCATTAGAG GGCCGCATGGACACATATTATGGCCACAGGGTGCGGGTCCCCTCTGAAGCTGTCAACAGGAGCCGAGTGGACGCGTCCAAAGAGGTCATCATGACCACCTCCGTAATCAACAGCTCCTACTTCACG acTAGCAGGAACATCCTGGAACAGCGGGTCCTTGGAGTGTGGGTGGGAGAACAGGAAGTCAGCAATCtctctcagccaatcacaatcacctTCAGAAGAACCAACTGT aGTATCCAAGGGCAGTGTGTGTTCTGGGATGACAACCAAG GAAACTGGAGTCCAGCTGGCTGTAagacctcacacacagacgAAGAGTTTAATTGTAGCTGTAACCACCTCAGCTTTTTTGCTATTCTCATT aCTGATGGTGCAGATATCGGCCATGCGCACCAGCAGCGCCTCAGCTACATCCAGTACTGCGGTTCGGCTCTGACCATCACCCTGACCACACTCACCTGCCTCATGCACCTCACACACAG gaagaGGAAACTGGGTCACTGCAGCACTATCCACCTGCAGCTGTCTTTGGCCTTGTTGCTGCTGCATGTCAGCTTCCTGCTCAGTGCCTGGGGGGCGTGGCACACACAGggacagccaatcacagctcAGTGCCAGGCTCTTGGGGCGGGGCTTCACTGGGCCCTTCTGGCCACCTTCAGCTGGACGGCCATCGAGGGCTTCCACCTGTACCTGCTGCTGGTGCGCGTCTTCAACATCTACGTCAGGAGATACCTGCTCAAGCTGGGCCTGCTGggctggg gcCTGCCCTCTGTGACAGTGATACTGTGTGCTGCTCTGAGAATGTATGGACCTTACAACCACAAGACTGACTCCTCCTCCTCAAA CAACAGGTCGTTTGAGTGTGGGCGGGACAACAAGTCAGCGATCTCTGTCAACCAATCACAATCACCTTCAGATGGACCAACTCT CTGCTGGCTGTCTGGCTCCGGTGTGGGGGGGcaggtgagtgtgtctgtgctgagGTACGGGACTGTGCACGCCTACCTGGGGGCGGTGCTTCTCTTCAACACCGTGATCCTGCTGCTGATTGGCTGTAAGCTGTTTGGGGCGGGACCTCAGGCGGTGCAGAGGCGTGGCCGTGTGTGTCATGACGCCATGACGCTGTTTGGCCTGAGCTGTGCACTGGGACTGCCCTGGGGCCTGGCCCTCTGCTCACACGGGCCCCTCACACTGACCACCACATACCTGTTCACCATCCTCAACGGCCTGCagg
- the LOC125285959 gene encoding adhesion G-protein coupled receptor G5-like isoform X3: MERLYLIFLSTLTLHVVGTTAMSCNEVIECCRVKPSFAACYNQNVRTCVIKGRQRSPDFKQRQVNSSSLEGRMDTYYGHRVRVPSEAVNRSRVDASKEVIMTTSVINSSYFTTSRNILEQRVLGVWVGEQEVSNLSQPITITFRRTNCSIQGQCVFWDDNQGNWSPAGCKTSHTDEEFNCSCNHLSFFAILITDGADIGHAHQQRLSYIQYCGSALTITLTTLTCLMHLTHRKRKLGHCSTIHLQLSLALLLLHVSFLLSAWGAWHTQGQPITAQCQALGAGLHWALLATFSWTAIEGFHLYLLLVRVFNIYVRRYLLKLGLLGWGLPSVTVILCAALRMYGPYNHKTDSSSSNNRSFECGRDNKSAISVNQSQSPSDGPTLCWLSGSGVGGQVSVSVLRYGTVHAYLGAVLLFNTVILLLIGCKLFGAGPQAVQRRGRVCHDAMTLFGLSCALGLPWGLALCSHGPLTLTTTYLFTILNGLQGVFLFLWALAMTCRRHHASSSQSTMKMSSLGAS, encoded by the exons ATGGAGAGACTTTATTTAATTTTCCTCTCAACTCTAACTCTCCACGTTGTGGGGACGACAG CTATGTCCTGTAATGAGGTTATTGAATGTTGCCGGGTAAAGCCCTCTTTTGCAGC GTGCTACAATCAGAATGTAAGAACATGTGTCATCAAAGGTCGACAACGCAGCCCAGACTTTAAACAAAGACAGGTCAACTCGTCCTCATTAGAG GGCCGCATGGACACATATTATGGCCACAGGGTGCGGGTCCCCTCTGAAGCTGTCAACAGGAGCCGAGTGGACGCGTCCAAAGAGGTCATCATGACCACCTCCGTAATCAACAGCTCCTACTTCACG acTAGCAGGAACATCCTGGAACAGCGGGTCCTTGGAGTGTGGGTGGGAGAACAGGAAGTCAGCAATCtctctcagccaatcacaatcacctTCAGAAGAACCAACTGT aGTATCCAAGGGCAGTGTGTGTTCTGGGATGACAACCAAG GAAACTGGAGTCCAGCTGGCTGTAagacctcacacacagacgAAGAGTTTAATTGTAGCTGTAACCACCTCAGCTTTTTTGCTATTCTCATT aCTGATGGTGCAGATATCGGCCATGCGCACCAGCAGCGCCTCAGCTACATCCAGTACTGCGGTTCGGCTCTGACCATCACCCTGACCACACTCACCTGCCTCATGCACCTCACACACAG gaagaGGAAACTGGGTCACTGCAGCACTATCCACCTGCAGCTGTCTTTGGCCTTGTTGCTGCTGCATGTCAGCTTCCTGCTCAGTGCCTGGGGGGCGTGGCACACACAGggacagccaatcacagctcAGTGCCAGGCTCTTGGGGCGGGGCTTCACTGGGCCCTTCTGGCCACCTTCAGCTGGACGGCCATCGAGGGCTTCCACCTGTACCTGCTGCTGGTGCGCGTCTTCAACATCTACGTCAGGAGATACCTGCTCAAGCTGGGCCTGCTGggctggg gcCTGCCCTCTGTGACAGTGATACTGTGTGCTGCTCTGAGAATGTATGGACCTTACAACCACAAGACTGACTCCTCCTCCTCAAA CAACAGGTCGTTTGAGTGTGGGCGGGACAACAAGTCAGCGATCTCTGTCAACCAATCACAATCACCTTCAGATGGACCAACTCT CTGCTGGCTGTCTGGCTCCGGTGTGGGGGGGcaggtgagtgtgtctgtgctgagGTACGGGACTGTGCACGCCTACCTGGGGGCGGTGCTTCTCTTCAACACCGTGATCCTGCTGCTGATTGGCTGTAAGCTGTTTGGGGCGGGACCTCAGGCGGTGCAGAGGCGTGGCCGTGTGTGTCATGACGCCATGACGCTGTTTGGCCTGAGCTGTGCACTGGGACTGCCCTGGGGCCTGGCCCTCTGCTCACACGGGCCCCTCACACTGACCACCACATACCTGTTCACCATCCTCAACGGCCTGCagg